Proteins from one Pseudomonadota bacterium genomic window:
- a CDS encoding ABC transporter permease, translated as MHQADHQAAQTINGLGLLTLYLREVRRFMKVPGQTLLAPVVTSMLFLAVFSLALGRAVDLMEGVPFLMFLAPGLAMMAILQNAFANTSSSLIIAKVQGNIIDTLMPPLSAFELLVGFGLGAVTRGLVVGLVTLVAMQFFVNVVPVHLWAVLFYGVAGSMMMGLIGLLVGIWAEKFDQIAALTNFVVTPLTFLSGTFYSIDRLPDVLRGIAAVNPFFYAIDGFRYGFIDRADAPLLTGALVLISTNLVLALLCYRLLATGWRLKS; from the coding sequence ATGCATCAGGCAGACCACCAAGCTGCCCAGACCATAAACGGCCTAGGGCTTCTTACGCTTTACCTGCGTGAGGTCCGACGCTTCATGAAAGTGCCGGGCCAGACGCTTCTGGCGCCGGTGGTCACCAGCATGCTGTTTCTGGCCGTCTTCTCGCTGGCGCTGGGTCGCGCTGTCGATCTAATGGAGGGCGTGCCCTTCCTGATGTTCCTGGCGCCGGGTCTCGCCATGATGGCGATCCTGCAGAACGCCTTCGCCAATACCTCGTCGTCGCTGATCATCGCCAAGGTCCAGGGCAACATCATCGATACGCTGATGCCGCCGCTCTCAGCCTTCGAGCTTCTGGTTGGTTTCGGCCTGGGCGCCGTCACGCGCGGCCTTGTCGTCGGTCTGGTGACCCTGGTCGCCATGCAGTTCTTCGTCAACGTCGTGCCGGTACATCTGTGGGCCGTGCTGTTCTATGGCGTCGCCGGCTCCATGATGATGGGCCTGATCGGCCTTCTGGTCGGCATCTGGGCGGAGAAGTTCGATCAGATCGCCGCGCTGACCAACTTCGTCGTGACGCCACTGACGTTCCTCTCGGGCACCTTCTATTCGATCGACCGGCTGCCGGACGTGTTACGCGGCATCGCCGCGGTAAACCCGTTCTTCTACGCCATCGACGGTTTCCGCTACGGCTTCATCGACCGCGCCGACGCCCCGCTTCTGACCGGTGCCCTGGTCCTGATCAGCACCAATCTGGTGCTGGCGCTGCTCTGTTACCGCCTGTTGGCGACCGGCTGGCGGCTGAAGTCCTGA
- a CDS encoding aspartate aminotransferase family protein, with protein sequence MPTYARADLVFERGEGPYLFTADGERYLDFGCGIAVTSLGHAHPHLVEALKGQAERLWHTSNLYRIEGQERLAQRLVADSFADTVFFGNSGAEAIECALKTARRYHFANGHPEKFRTITFTGAFHGRTLATIAAGGQAKHLEGFGPAADGFDQVPLHDSNALRAAITGETAAIMIEPVLGEGGIYPVDPAFLKAIRAAADEFGLLVIYDEIQCGMGRTGKLFAYEWSGVTPDIMAVAKALGGGMPIGACLATEKAASGMVPGTHGSTFGGNPLATAVGNAVLDVMEEPGFMAGVEQRAKTLRKRIEQTIATHPDVLEEVRGLGMMLGIKAVVPAGDLVAAMRDRHVLVVPAGDNVMRFLPPLVIDDSHIDEAITALEDACVALEP encoded by the coding sequence ATGCCGACATACGCCCGCGCCGACCTGGTTTTCGAGCGGGGCGAAGGACCCTATCTCTTTACCGCCGATGGCGAGCGCTATCTCGATTTCGGCTGCGGCATTGCCGTGACCAGCTTGGGTCACGCCCATCCGCATCTGGTCGAGGCGCTGAAGGGGCAGGCCGAGCGCCTGTGGCACACGTCGAACCTCTACCGAATTGAGGGCCAGGAACGCCTGGCCCAGCGCCTGGTCGCCGACAGTTTCGCGGACACCGTTTTCTTCGGCAATTCCGGCGCCGAGGCGATCGAGTGCGCGCTGAAGACCGCGCGCCGCTATCACTTCGCCAATGGGCATCCAGAGAAATTCCGCACCATCACGTTCACCGGCGCTTTCCACGGCCGCACGCTCGCTACCATCGCGGCCGGCGGCCAGGCCAAGCACCTGGAAGGTTTCGGCCCGGCGGCCGACGGTTTCGATCAGGTACCGCTGCATGATTCGAACGCGCTGCGCGCCGCCATCACGGGCGAGACCGCCGCCATCATGATTGAACCTGTCTTGGGCGAGGGCGGCATCTATCCGGTCGATCCGGCGTTCCTGAAGGCGATCCGCGCGGCGGCCGACGAGTTCGGCCTGCTCGTCATCTATGACGAGATCCAGTGTGGCATGGGGCGCACCGGCAAGCTGTTCGCCTATGAATGGTCGGGCGTAACGCCCGATATCATGGCGGTCGCCAAGGCGCTGGGCGGCGGCATGCCGATCGGCGCCTGTCTGGCGACCGAGAAGGCCGCATCAGGCATGGTGCCGGGTACCCACGGCTCGACCTTCGGCGGCAATCCGCTGGCGACGGCGGTCGGCAACGCGGTGCTGGACGTGATGGAGGAGCCGGGCTTCATGGCCGGCGTCGAACAGCGCGCCAAGACTCTGCGCAAACGCATCGAGCAGACCATCGCCACGCATCCGGACGTCCTGGAGGAGGTCCGCGGCCTCGGCATGATGCTGGGCATCAAGGCGGTGGTGCCGGCGGGCGACCTTGTCGCTGCCATGCGCGACCGTCACGTGCTGGTGGTGCCGGCGGGCGACAATGTCATGCGCTTCCTGCCGCCTCTGGTGATCGACGACAGTCATATCGACGAGGCGATCACGGCGCTGGAGGACGCGTGCGTCGCGCTTGAGCCATGA
- the argF gene encoding ornithine carbamoyltransferase has product MSATKHFLDLDALDAPTLRAIMDDAHALKAAWKRGDREPILKHRVLATIFEKPSTRTRVSFDLGMRQLGGETINLSPADMQLGRGETVGDTAGVLSRYVDAIMIRTVSHQRMLDLADAGTVPVINGLTDRTHPCQLMADIQTVEEHRGPIAGKTIAWAGDGNNMACSWIHAAVRFNFRLNIACPERYRPEQEVLEWAEQHQGDVHIVDTVEEAVTAADCVVTDTWKSMSDERAESEAIETNLLEPYRIDGRTMAMADKDAIFLHCMPVYRGNEVTSEVADGPQSVIFDEAENRLHAQKAILKWCLT; this is encoded by the coding sequence ATGAGCGCGACCAAGCATTTCCTGGATCTGGATGCTCTGGACGCGCCGACGCTGCGCGCCATCATGGATGACGCGCATGCGCTGAAAGCCGCGTGGAAACGCGGCGACCGCGAACCGATCCTGAAGCACAGAGTCTTGGCGACCATCTTCGAAAAGCCGTCGACGCGCACCCGTGTGTCGTTCGATCTGGGCATGCGCCAGCTGGGTGGCGAGACGATCAACCTGTCGCCGGCCGATATGCAGCTCGGGCGCGGCGAGACGGTCGGCGATACCGCCGGCGTGCTGTCACGCTATGTCGACGCCATCATGATCAGGACTGTCAGCCATCAGCGAATGCTAGACTTGGCGGACGCCGGCACGGTGCCTGTGATCAACGGTCTGACCGACCGGACCCATCCCTGTCAGCTGATGGCCGACATCCAGACGGTTGAGGAACATCGCGGCCCGATCGCCGGCAAGACGATCGCCTGGGCTGGTGACGGCAACAACATGGCGTGCTCGTGGATCCATGCGGCCGTGCGTTTCAACTTCCGGCTCAACATCGCGTGTCCGGAGCGCTATCGCCCGGAGCAAGAGGTTCTGGAATGGGCGGAACAGCATCAGGGCGACGTGCATATCGTCGACACGGTCGAGGAGGCCGTGACAGCCGCTGATTGTGTGGTCACCGACACCTGGAAGTCGATGAGCGACGAGCGCGCGGAGTCCGAGGCGATCGAGACCAATCTGCTGGAACCCTATCGAATTGACGGGCGAACCATGGCAATGGCCGACAAGGATGCCATATTCCTGCACTGCATGCCGGTTTATCGAGGCAATGAGGTCACCAGCGAGGTTGCGGACGGGCCGCAGTCGGTGATCTTTGATGAGGCCGAAAACCGCCTGCACGCGCAGAAGGCCATCTTGAAATGGTGTTTGACCTGA
- a CDS encoding Hsp33 family molecular chaperone HslO: MVFDLNTPADDLIQPFQIVNLGLSGRLVRLGESVNRVLCQHAYPEPVSVMLGELMALAAALGSGLKFDGRMTAETRGDGPIRLLAVDFMSDGRMRGYASFDRERIAEVESAGLESNNSVPHLLGSGVLVLTVDQGADMELYQGIVSLDGATLADSAHLYFQQSDQVDSAIKLAVARHDEGWRAGALTMQRLAELGPGDIPITSADREDDWRKAVVLLSTATGEELTDPGLDANTLLYRLFHEDGVRVYDRRAVRFGCTCSDDRAMAVLQSMPSSELEELVDDGVIDVTCQFCNRSQKFTLADVEAAASQRVEQQRDGL; the protein is encoded by the coding sequence ATGGTGTTTGACCTGAACACACCCGCCGACGATCTGATCCAGCCGTTTCAGATCGTCAATCTGGGACTAAGCGGTCGCCTGGTTCGCCTGGGCGAGTCGGTGAACCGTGTCTTGTGCCAGCACGCCTATCCCGAGCCGGTCTCGGTCATGCTGGGCGAATTGATGGCGTTGGCCGCGGCGCTCGGCAGCGGTCTCAAGTTCGACGGACGCATGACGGCGGAGACCCGGGGTGACGGTCCGATTCGGCTGCTGGCCGTGGACTTCATGAGCGACGGGCGCATGCGTGGCTATGCGAGCTTTGACCGCGAGCGTATCGCCGAGGTCGAGTCGGCGGGCCTGGAGTCGAACAACTCGGTGCCCCATCTGCTGGGTTCCGGCGTGCTGGTGCTGACGGTCGATCAGGGTGCCGACATGGAGCTCTATCAGGGCATCGTCAGCCTGGACGGCGCCACGCTTGCCGACAGCGCCCACCTCTATTTCCAGCAGTCGGATCAGGTGGATTCCGCGATCAAGCTGGCGGTCGCGCGGCACGATGAAGGCTGGCGGGCAGGCGCGCTCACCATGCAGCGCCTTGCTGAGCTCGGCCCTGGCGACATTCCGATCACGTCGGCCGACCGCGAGGACGACTGGAGGAAGGCCGTCGTGCTGCTGTCGACGGCGACCGGCGAGGAGCTGACCGACCCGGGGCTTGACGCCAACACGTTGCTCTATCGCCTGTTTCACGAAGACGGTGTCAGGGTCTATGACCGCCGCGCCGTGCGTTTCGGTTGCACCTGCTCCGATGACCGCGCCATGGCGGTGCTGCAGTCCATGCCGTCAAGCGAGCTTGAAGAACTGGTCGATGATGGCGTCATCGACGTCACCTGCCAATTCTGCAACCGCAGTCAGAAGTTTACCTTGGCCGATGTCGAAGCGGCCGCCTCGCAGCGCGTAGAACAACAACGGGATGGCTTATGA
- the argE gene encoding acetylornithine deacetylase produces the protein MAPTYTPRELIDRLIAFDTTSRHSNLELIEFVADYLKRHGITSSLSYDRDGGKANLFATVGPTGDGGVVLSGHTDVVPVDGQDWSTDPFKVVERDGKLYGRGTSDMKSFVAIVLALVPDFLAQPLSRPVHFAFSYDEEVGCLGVHGLIKDIRAQGVRPEAAIIGEPTSMEVVDAHKGIAGFRTRFRGVAAHSSATHIGISATHAAGRFITFLDDLFEEMQGRARPDLGFVPPYTTIQVGIVEGGTASNIIAQDCLVDWHFRAMPTDDPQDLTDRAMAYLDSQRDRMQAHQSAADITTEQRASVPPLKPDDASPATSLALALTGSNAVAKASFATEAGIFQEDGIAAVVCGPGDIAQAHQPDEFISLDQVEAGTAFVKRLIERLRP, from the coding sequence ATGGCCCCGACCTATACACCCCGCGAATTGATCGACCGACTGATCGCATTCGACACGACCAGCCGTCATTCCAATCTCGAGCTGATCGAGTTTGTCGCCGACTACCTGAAGCGGCATGGCATCACGTCGTCGCTCAGCTACGACCGCGACGGCGGCAAGGCGAACCTGTTCGCCACCGTCGGACCGACCGGCGATGGCGGTGTCGTGCTGTCGGGCCATACCGACGTCGTTCCTGTCGATGGCCAGGACTGGTCAACCGACCCGTTTAAGGTCGTCGAACGAGATGGAAAGCTCTATGGCCGTGGCACCTCCGACATGAAGAGCTTCGTCGCCATCGTGCTGGCGCTGGTGCCTGACTTCTTGGCGCAGCCCTTGTCGCGTCCTGTTCACTTCGCCTTTTCCTATGACGAGGAAGTGGGCTGTCTGGGCGTGCACGGCCTGATCAAGGACATCCGCGCCCAGGGCGTGCGCCCCGAAGCGGCGATCATCGGTGAGCCGACCAGCATGGAAGTGGTCGACGCCCACAAGGGCATCGCCGGTTTCCGCACGCGGTTTCGCGGCGTCGCCGCCCATTCCAGCGCAACCCATATCGGTATCAGCGCGACGCACGCGGCCGGCCGCTTCATCACCTTCCTGGACGACCTATTCGAGGAAATGCAGGGCCGCGCGCGACCCGACCTGGGCTTCGTACCGCCCTATACGACGATCCAGGTTGGCATTGTCGAGGGTGGCACCGCCAGCAACATCATCGCCCAGGACTGCCTGGTCGACTGGCACTTCCGCGCCATGCCGACCGACGACCCGCAGGACCTTACCGATCGCGCCATGGCGTATCTGGACAGCCAGCGCGACCGGATGCAAGCGCACCAAAGTGCCGCCGACATCACGACAGAACAGCGCGCCAGTGTGCCGCCGCTGAAACCGGATGACGCTTCGCCGGCCACCAGCTTGGCGCTCGCGCTGACCGGCAGCAACGCGGTCGCCAAGGCAAGCTTCGCGACCGAGGCCGGCATCTTCCAGGAAGACGGCATCGCCGCAGTGGTGTGCGGACCCGGCGACATCGCCCAGGCCCATCAACCCGACGAGTTCATCAGCCTGGACCAGGTCGAGGCAGGTACCGCCTTCGTCAAACGGCTTATCGAACGCCTCCGGCCGTAA
- a CDS encoding TrkH family potassium uptake protein — MIDFRPILQVVGILLTTLALAMFVPALADLAADNPDWQVFLGAGFLTLFIGMGLFLTNRSGATGLTVRQAFLLTTLSWIILAAFAALPFTFAELGLDYGDSFFEAVAGLTTTGATVVTNLHEVPPGIIVWRALLQWLGGIGIIVMAVALLPMLRIAGMQLFQTESSDQEKILPRTARISFSISVIYLVFTISCFVAYWATGMRPFEALMHAMTTVSTAGFSTHDSSIGVFDSTGIEIVAIIFMLLGTMPFVIYIQMVRGRFVPLWRDLQVRWFFAIALTAMALLIIWRLVTSDDAFWIVVREVAFNVTAIATTTGYASDDFSAWGGFAIAVFFVLFFLGGCTGSTSGGIKMFRVHVLAANIYSQLKRLTQPHGVFVAHFNKVQISDTVSQSVTTFFVIYIAAFFVLTVGLAAHDLDFLTSISGAAAALGNVGPGLGPVIGPAGNYASLPDSAKFLLCAGMLLGRLELFTVLVLLTPRFWRE, encoded by the coding sequence GTGATCGACTTCCGGCCCATTCTCCAGGTCGTCGGCATCCTCCTGACGACCCTGGCGCTGGCTATGTTTGTGCCCGCGCTGGCCGATCTGGCTGCCGACAACCCCGATTGGCAGGTGTTTCTGGGCGCCGGCTTCTTGACGCTCTTTATCGGCATGGGCCTGTTCTTGACCAACCGGTCCGGCGCGACGGGCCTGACCGTGCGCCAGGCATTCCTGCTGACGACGTTGAGCTGGATCATCCTGGCCGCGTTTGCCGCCCTTCCCTTCACCTTCGCCGAGCTCGGTCTCGATTACGGCGATTCGTTCTTCGAGGCCGTCGCCGGCCTGACCACCACCGGTGCGACGGTGGTGACCAATCTGCATGAGGTACCGCCGGGTATCATCGTGTGGCGCGCCCTGCTCCAGTGGTTGGGCGGTATCGGTATCATCGTCATGGCCGTCGCACTTCTGCCGATGCTGCGCATCGCCGGCATGCAGCTTTTTCAGACGGAGTCATCCGACCAGGAGAAGATCCTGCCGCGCACCGCGCGCATTTCGTTCTCGATCTCCGTCATCTACCTGGTCTTCACGATCTCATGCTTCGTCGCCTACTGGGCCACCGGCATGCGGCCTTTCGAAGCGTTGATGCATGCCATGACGACCGTGTCGACGGCGGGTTTCTCGACCCACGATTCATCGATCGGCGTCTTCGACAGCACCGGCATCGAAATCGTCGCCATCATCTTCATGCTGCTCGGCACGATGCCGTTCGTCATCTATATCCAGATGGTTCGCGGTCGTTTCGTGCCCTTGTGGCGTGACCTGCAGGTCCGATGGTTCTTTGCCATTGCCCTCACCGCGATGGCGCTATTGATCATCTGGCGCCTGGTGACCAGTGATGACGCGTTCTGGATCGTTGTTCGCGAGGTCGCGTTCAACGTCACCGCCATAGCAACGACGACGGGATACGCCTCCGACGACTTCAGCGCATGGGGCGGTTTCGCCATCGCTGTTTTCTTCGTGCTGTTTTTCCTGGGCGGCTGTACCGGCTCGACGTCCGGGGGCATCAAGATGTTTCGCGTGCACGTGCTTGCCGCCAACATCTATTCGCAGCTCAAGCGGCTGACCCAACCCCACGGCGTGTTCGTCGCACACTTCAACAAGGTGCAGATTTCCGATACGGTCTCGCAATCGGTGACCACGTTCTTCGTCATCTATATCGCCGCATTCTTCGTGTTGACGGTCGGCCTTGCCGCCCACGATCTGGACTTCTTGACCAGCATCTCGGGCGCAGCGGCGGCACTGGGCAACGTTGGCCCCGGGCTGGGCCCCGTCATCGGTCCGGCAGGAAACTACGCCAGCCTGCCCGACAGCGCGAAATTCCTATTGTGTGCCGGCATGCTGCTCGGCCGTCTCGAACTCTTCACCGTTCTAGTCCTTCTCACCCCCCGTTTCTGGCGCGAGTAA
- the folE gene encoding GTP cyclohydrolase I FolE, which produces MTGDKAKPARPSREEAEEAVRTLIAWAGDDPTREGLLDTPKRVVKAYEEWFTGYGRNPTDVLGRTFGETDGYDEMVSLRNVRFESHCEHHLAPIIGRIHVGYMPRNRVIGISKIARLIEVYAKRMQIQERLTAQIADTLNNTLEPKGVAVVVEATHHCMTTRGVHKSGVVMVTSRMLGDFRTKAATRREFLSYIGNPVTSELS; this is translated from the coding sequence GTGACAGGCGATAAGGCAAAACCCGCCCGCCCAAGCCGCGAAGAGGCTGAGGAGGCGGTCCGAACGTTGATAGCGTGGGCCGGTGACGACCCGACGCGCGAAGGACTGCTCGACACGCCAAAGCGCGTGGTTAAGGCCTATGAAGAGTGGTTCACCGGCTACGGTCGGAACCCCACCGATGTTCTGGGCCGGACCTTCGGCGAGACCGACGGCTATGACGAGATGGTGTCGCTGCGCAATGTGCGTTTCGAATCCCATTGCGAACATCACTTGGCGCCGATCATCGGACGCATCCACGTCGGCTATATGCCGCGCAACCGCGTCATCGGCATTTCCAAGATCGCGCGCCTGATCGAGGTCTACGCCAAACGCATGCAGATCCAGGAGCGGCTGACGGCGCAGATTGCCGATACGCTGAACAACACGCTGGAGCCGAAGGGCGTGGCGGTTGTCGTCGAAGCGACCCATCACTGCATGACAACGCGCGGTGTGCATAAGTCGGGTGTCGTTATGGTGACCAGCCGTATGCTGGGCGATTTCCGCACCAAGGCGGCGACGCGGCGCGAGTTCCTGTCCTATATCGGCAATCCCGTGACGTCCGAGCTGTCTTAG
- the apaG gene encoding Co2+/Mg2+ efflux protein ApaG, with translation MYQETTRDITITVEPIYLEDQSDPLQNHFVWAYQVSITNEGPETVQLLTRHWKITDSAGRTQEVRGPGVVGEQPVLKPGESYEYASGTPLSTPSGIMVGTHQMQCSGGETFDVAIPAFSLDSPHQPASLN, from the coding sequence ATGTACCAAGAAACCACGCGCGATATCACCATCACGGTCGAACCGATCTATCTGGAAGATCAGTCCGATCCCTTGCAGAACCACTTCGTCTGGGCCTATCAGGTGTCGATCACGAACGAGGGGCCCGAGACGGTTCAGCTCTTGACTCGTCACTGGAAGATCACCGACAGCGCGGGCCGGACCCAGGAGGTGCGCGGCCCCGGCGTGGTCGGCGAACAGCCGGTGCTGAAGCCCGGTGAGAGCTACGAATACGCCAGTGGCACGCCGCTTAGCACCCCATCGGGGATCATGGTCGGCACCCATCAAATGCAGTGTTCCGGCGGCGAAACCTTTGATGTCGCCATTCCAGCGTTTTCCCTGGACAGCCCGCACCAGCCGGCATCGCTTAACTGA
- a CDS encoding 2-dehydropantoate 2-reductase: MTGIAIYGAGAIGGLMGARLAKTDVELSLIARGPHLAAIQADGLTLIEADGARETVTVNATDNPAELGVQDFVIVTLKAHSVPAVVDAMQPLLGPETAVVMAINGFPWWYFYELDGPWRDRRVESVDPGGRLWDGIGPERAIGCAVYPASDVPEPGVIRHISGDRFSLGEPSGERSERIGLLSTILRDAGFKSPIKARLRDEIWIKLWGNLCFNPISALTHATLDIICTDPGTRAVSRAMMLEAQAIGETLGARFAIDVEKRIDGGAAVGAHRTSMLQDLEMGRPMEIDALVTVVQELGIMTGIETPAIDTILALIQQRGRMAGVYS, translated from the coding sequence ATGACCGGGATCGCGATCTACGGCGCCGGCGCCATCGGCGGGCTGATGGGCGCACGCCTGGCCAAGACCGATGTCGAACTCTCCTTGATCGCGCGGGGTCCGCATCTGGCGGCCATCCAGGCCGATGGGCTGACCCTGATCGAAGCGGATGGCGCGCGCGAGACCGTCACCGTCAACGCCACCGACAACCCAGCCGAACTCGGCGTCCAGGACTTTGTCATCGTGACGCTGAAGGCCCACTCCGTGCCCGCCGTTGTCGACGCCATGCAGCCGCTACTGGGGCCCGAAACCGCCGTCGTCATGGCCATCAACGGGTTCCCGTGGTGGTACTTCTACGAACTCGATGGGCCGTGGCGAGATCGGCGCGTGGAGAGTGTCGACCCTGGCGGGCGCCTGTGGGACGGCATCGGACCGGAACGCGCCATCGGTTGCGCGGTCTATCCCGCCAGCGATGTACCCGAGCCCGGCGTCATTCGTCATATCAGCGGCGACAGGTTTTCACTCGGCGAACCGTCAGGCGAACGCAGCGAGCGTATCGGGCTGTTGTCGACGATCCTGCGCGATGCCGGCTTCAAGTCCCCAATCAAAGCGCGGCTGCGCGACGAGATCTGGATCAAGCTGTGGGGCAACCTGTGTTTCAACCCGATCAGCGCTTTGACCCACGCGACACTCGACATCATTTGCACCGACCCGGGGACCCGGGCGGTTAGCCGCGCCATGATGCTAGAAGCCCAGGCGATCGGTGAAACGCTGGGTGCACGGTTTGCGATTGATGTGGAAAAACGCATCGACGGCGGCGCCGCCGTCGGCGCACACCGCACCAGCATGTTGCAGGACCTGGAAATGGGCCGGCCGATGGAGATAGACGCCCTGGTCACCGTCGTCCAGGAACTGGGTATCATGACCGGGATCGAGACCCCCGCCATCGACACAATCTTGGCGCTTATTCAGCAGCGCGGACGCATGGCCGGGGTCTACAGCTAG
- a CDS encoding acyl--CoA ligase: MDANADTMPINALIRLISAGDEAASAIGAPDREWLTYGALRAQTANTVSTLNRLGVGRNDRVAIVLPNGPEMAVAFVAIAAGATTAPLNPAYRGDEFRFYLEDLGAKALVVERGSTSEAVQAARDLAIPVFELDASAGEPAGSFTLAGEPVAAAPDQIGFAEPDDTALVLHTSGTTSRPKIVPLSHTNICSSARHIAATLALSPGDRCLNVMPLFHIHGLIAAVLSTLSAGASISCTPGFNALKFFPWLEAVAPTWYTAVPTMHQAILSRAGRNQGIVKANPLRLIRSSSSSLPPQVMAELEATFAAPVIEAYGMTEAAHQMASNPLPPAQRKPGTVGRAAGPEVAIMDEAGALLDQGGIGEVVIRGPNVTGGYENNPKANAEAFSGGWFHTGDQGQIDADGYLRLTGRLKEIINRGGEKISPREVDEVLMDHPAVEQVVTFAQPHDKLGEDVAAAIVLRDGEDVDTQAIRDFARKRLADFKVPRTVIFLDEIPKGATGKLQRIGLADKLGLA, from the coding sequence ATGGACGCAAACGCAGACACAATGCCGATAAACGCGCTGATTCGCTTGATTTCGGCCGGTGACGAAGCGGCCTCGGCGATCGGCGCGCCGGATCGCGAATGGTTGACCTATGGCGCCCTTCGCGCTCAGACGGCGAACACCGTTTCGACCCTCAATCGGCTCGGAGTCGGCCGCAATGACAGGGTCGCCATTGTCCTACCCAATGGGCCGGAGATGGCCGTGGCCTTCGTCGCCATAGCCGCCGGTGCCACGACCGCGCCGCTGAACCCGGCCTATCGCGGCGACGAGTTCCGGTTCTACCTGGAGGATCTGGGCGCCAAGGCGCTGGTCGTCGAGCGCGGCAGCACATCCGAAGCCGTCCAGGCCGCGCGTGATCTAGCTATTCCCGTGTTCGAGCTGGACGCCAGTGCGGGGGAGCCGGCCGGTTCGTTCACACTGGCGGGTGAGCCGGTTGCTGCCGCGCCCGATCAGATCGGTTTTGCCGAACCGGACGACACGGCACTGGTGCTGCACACATCCGGCACGACGTCGCGGCCGAAGATCGTGCCGCTTAGCCACACCAATATCTGCAGCTCGGCCCGGCACATCGCGGCGACGCTGGCCCTGTCACCCGGCGACCGCTGCCTCAACGTCATGCCGCTGTTTCACATTCACGGCCTTATCGCCGCTGTGCTGTCGACGTTGAGCGCCGGTGCGTCGATCTCATGCACGCCCGGCTTCAATGCGCTCAAGTTCTTTCCGTGGCTCGAAGCGGTCGCGCCCACATGGTACACCGCCGTGCCGACCATGCATCAGGCGATCCTGTCGCGCGCGGGCCGCAACCAGGGGATCGTCAAGGCGAACCCGTTGCGTCTTATCCGCTCGTCCTCGTCCTCGCTGCCGCCACAAGTGATGGCGGAGCTGGAAGCGACGTTCGCTGCGCCGGTGATCGAAGCGTACGGCATGACCGAAGCCGCCCATCAAATGGCGAGCAATCCGTTGCCTCCGGCTCAGCGCAAGCCCGGCACGGTCGGCCGTGCCGCCGGGCCTGAGGTCGCAATCATGGACGAGGCTGGCGCGCTTCTGGATCAGGGCGGTATCGGCGAGGTCGTCATCCGCGGACCCAATGTCACCGGCGGCTACGAGAACAACCCCAAGGCCAACGCCGAGGCGTTCTCCGGCGGTTGGTTTCATACCGGCGACCAGGGACAGATCGACGCCGATGGCTACCTGCGTCTGACCGGACGGTTGAAGGAGATCATCAATCGCGGCGGCGAGAAGATCTCGCCGCGCGAGGTCGATGAGGTGCTGATGGACCACCCGGCCGTCGAACAAGTCGTTACCTTCGCGCAACCCCATGACAAACTAGGCGAGGACGTTGCCGCGGCCATTGTCTTGCGTGATGGCGAAGACGTGGACACCCAAGCGATACGTGACTTTGCGCGCAAACGCCTCGCCGATTTCAAGGTGCCGCGCACGGTGATCTTTCTGGATGAAATCCCCAAGGGCGCGACCGGTAAGCTGCAGCGTATCGGTCTAGCGGACAAACTGGGGTTGGCATGA